From the Musa acuminata AAA Group cultivar baxijiao chromosome BXJ1-2, Cavendish_Baxijiao_AAA, whole genome shotgun sequence genome, one window contains:
- the LOC103969269 gene encoding rapid alkalinization factor-like, whose translation MAKLMQSIRLLVALVLLSRAAAGEAGAELPLGWIPSSLSGCRGTIAECLAGEEFDLGSEAGRRILATSSYISYGALKRDTVPCSRRGASYYNCRPGAQANPYSRSCSAITQCRGG comes from the coding sequence ATGGCGAAGCTGATGCAAAGCATCCGCCTTTTGGTCGCCCTCGTCCTCCTCTCCCGGGCTGCCGCCGGGGAGGCGGGGGCCGAGCTGCCGCTCGGCTGGATCCCCTCCTCCCTCTCCGGCTGCCGCGGCACTATCGCGGAATGCCTCGCCGGGGAGGAATTCGATCTCGGATCTGAGGCAGGCCGCCGCATCCTCGCCACCTCCAGCTACATCAGCTACGGCGCCCTCAAGCGCGACACCGTGCCTTGCTCCCGTCGCGGCGCCTCCTACTACAACTGCCGCCCCGGCGCCCAGGCCAACCCCTACTCCCGCAGCTGCTCCGCCATCACCCAGTGCCGCGGTGGATGA